Proteins encoded together in one Planctomyces sp. SH-PL14 window:
- a CDS encoding DUF1501 domain-containing protein — protein MAPSPLSFRPLWPVSRRDFLAAGGLSVMSLTMAERTAMAGAQKRSGPRSVILAVMAGGPSQLDTFDPKPDAPREIRGPVRPISTSIPGVQFSEAFPQLAERARHLTVIRSLNHSAAPIHETGLQLLQTGRLVSGSQKPPSLGSMVARVLGPRKGAPAHVILPGPLANTGVVAYRGDRQSSLGEEFSPLVVDSRGRMVALGEVESADAPTTVLEPYEQQSSRTREMYGTSVFGQRLWQACQLVERGVRFVTVNLCDQFHGQKTFDAHGDPSAPATVYDYRDTLGPQLDRALGGLMDDLQSSGLFGETLVVCTGEFGRTPRINSHSGRDHWTHAWSGLVMGAGTEGGQVIGATDRHGEYVTDRPVSLSELAATMASALRIPPDAVVRSGETEQKVCCTAPISELGFA, from the coding sequence ATGGCTCCCTCTCCTCTGTCGTTCCGTCCGCTCTGGCCCGTCTCGCGACGCGACTTCCTGGCAGCCGGTGGCCTCAGTGTCATGAGCCTCACGATGGCGGAGCGCACAGCCATGGCGGGAGCCCAGAAGCGAAGCGGACCGCGGAGCGTGATCCTTGCCGTGATGGCCGGGGGACCGAGCCAGCTCGACACCTTCGATCCCAAACCCGACGCCCCGCGCGAGATCCGCGGCCCCGTCCGGCCGATCTCGACGAGCATTCCCGGCGTCCAGTTCAGCGAAGCGTTCCCGCAGCTCGCCGAACGGGCGCGGCACCTCACCGTCATTCGTTCTCTGAATCACTCCGCTGCCCCGATCCACGAGACCGGCCTGCAGCTCCTCCAGACCGGCCGCCTCGTTTCCGGCAGCCAGAAGCCCCCCAGCCTGGGCTCGATGGTCGCCCGCGTCCTGGGACCCCGGAAGGGGGCTCCGGCTCACGTCATCCTCCCCGGCCCGCTCGCCAACACCGGCGTCGTGGCGTACCGCGGCGACCGGCAGTCGTCGCTCGGCGAAGAGTTTTCGCCTCTGGTCGTCGACTCCCGCGGCCGGATGGTCGCCCTCGGCGAAGTCGAATCGGCCGACGCGCCGACGACGGTCCTCGAGCCCTATGAGCAGCAGTCCTCGCGGACCCGCGAGATGTACGGGACGTCGGTCTTCGGGCAGCGGCTGTGGCAGGCGTGCCAGCTCGTCGAACGGGGAGTGCGGTTCGTCACCGTCAACCTGTGCGACCAGTTCCACGGCCAGAAGACGTTCGATGCCCACGGCGATCCGTCGGCTCCGGCGACCGTTTACGACTACCGCGACACGCTCGGCCCCCAGCTCGACCGGGCCCTGGGCGGCCTGATGGACGACCTGCAGTCCTCGGGACTCTTCGGGGAGACGCTTGTCGTCTGCACCGGGGAGTTCGGGCGGACCCCGCGGATCAATTCCCACTCCGGACGCGATCACTGGACGCACGCCTGGTCCGGCCTCGTCATGGGGGCGGGCACCGAGGGAGGACAGGTGATCGGGGCGACCGACCGGCACGGCGAATACGTGACCGACCGTCCCGTGTCGCTCAGCGAACTGGCCGCCACGATGGCCTCGGCCCTGCGGATTCCGCCCGATGCGGTTGTCCGCAGCGGCGAGACCGAGCAGAAGGTTTGCTGTACCGCCCCGATCTCGGAGCTGGGGTTCGCGTGA
- a CDS encoding translation initiation factor produces MHLFAGTPFDRPPHCDRCDRPEAECTCPPVEPVRVPPGKQTARVALEKRKAGRVVTVVRGLAAADSDLPDLLTRLKNHCGAGGSLQDEILEIQGDQNTKVREFLGKLGYRVR; encoded by the coding sequence ATGCACCTCTTCGCCGGAACGCCGTTCGACCGACCGCCGCACTGCGACCGCTGCGACCGCCCGGAAGCGGAGTGCACCTGCCCTCCCGTGGAACCGGTCCGCGTCCCGCCTGGAAAGCAGACCGCCCGCGTCGCCCTCGAGAAGCGGAAGGCGGGCCGGGTTGTGACGGTCGTCCGGGGACTGGCCGCCGCGGATTCCGATCTTCCCGACCTCCTGACGCGTCTCAAGAACCACTGCGGCGCGGGGGGATCGCTCCAGGACGAGATCCTGGAGATCCAGGGGGACCAGAACACCAAGGTCCGGGAGTTTCTCGGAAAGCTCGGTTATCGCGTGAGATAG
- a CDS encoding DinB family protein — protein sequence MNALDVLCRLHQHRIHANRQLRAAAGTLNEDQLRQSFMIGQGSIWKSLTHMYAAEFVWLEACQGNERALTPGDLPGELPGSQRGTGGFAGFADLDTAWTQLDERWTTYLADLAEAALGELVYRVSTSSGLGKRWGTPRSDILLHVCTHAHYTGAQTVNMIRTSGVSPLPDLMLISLSRAENRAHMSDVD from the coding sequence ATGAACGCCCTCGACGTCCTTTGCCGCCTGCATCAGCACCGGATCCACGCCAACCGCCAGCTGCGGGCCGCGGCCGGGACACTCAACGAGGACCAGTTGCGGCAGTCCTTCATGATCGGACAGGGATCGATCTGGAAGTCGCTCACACACATGTACGCAGCGGAGTTCGTGTGGCTGGAGGCCTGTCAGGGGAACGAACGAGCGCTCACCCCCGGAGACCTCCCGGGCGAGCTGCCGGGATCGCAGCGCGGTACGGGCGGATTCGCCGGCTTCGCAGACCTCGACACCGCGTGGACACAGCTCGATGAGCGCTGGACCACCTACCTCGCAGATCTGGCCGAAGCGGCACTCGGCGAACTCGTCTACCGCGTCAGTACAAGCTCCGGCCTGGGAAAGCGGTGGGGGACTCCCCGGTCGGACATCCTCCTCCACGTCTGCACGCACGCCCACTACACGGGGGCCCAAACGGTCAACATGATCCGGACCTCCGGCGTTTCCCCCCTCCCCGACCTGATGCTGATTTCCCTGTCCCGAGCCGAGAACCGGGCTCACATGAGCGACGTCGACTGA
- a CDS encoding MraY family glycosyltransferase produces MIWFLLVCVVPSFVLSCLGTAAMRRLAPRWGLIDQPAARKVHVTPTPLGGGLGIFFGFVATIGLAHLSVFILSRQPTLPTWLPTEFAAYLPGVLEQAGQMWRIVAAGAILVAMGLLDDGVGLPWPPRLVVQFLVAAIVVSSGVHATLFVSLPWVGTLFTIFWIVLLINSINFLDNMDALSSGIGLIASSIFALVMLTATSEPRWLVGGSLLVLAGSIAGFLVHNWPPAKIFMGDAGSTFLGMMLATMTIRGTFYDSSSAGTHVILAPICVLAVPLYDFASVMWIRLSQGRSPFQPDKSHFSHRLVELGLTRKNAVLTVHLVTLMSGLGALLLYRVSDWTGAAIVLALVVCIMLLIAILESTGRRTIQQSKNGE; encoded by the coding sequence ATGATCTGGTTCCTGCTGGTCTGCGTGGTCCCGTCGTTCGTCCTCTCGTGTCTCGGCACAGCCGCGATGCGCCGTCTTGCCCCGCGGTGGGGACTGATCGACCAGCCGGCGGCCCGCAAAGTCCACGTGACGCCGACGCCGCTCGGCGGGGGGCTCGGAATCTTCTTCGGCTTTGTGGCGACGATCGGCCTGGCCCATCTAAGCGTCTTCATTCTCTCCCGGCAGCCGACACTCCCGACGTGGCTGCCGACGGAATTCGCCGCCTACCTTCCCGGCGTTCTGGAACAGGCGGGGCAGATGTGGCGGATCGTGGCGGCGGGGGCGATCCTGGTTGCGATGGGGCTTCTGGATGACGGCGTCGGACTGCCGTGGCCGCCGCGGCTCGTCGTGCAGTTCCTTGTGGCGGCAATCGTCGTGTCGAGCGGCGTCCATGCGACGCTCTTCGTTTCGCTCCCCTGGGTCGGGACACTGTTCACCATTTTCTGGATCGTGCTGCTGATCAACTCGATCAACTTCCTCGACAACATGGATGCCCTGTCGTCGGGGATCGGGCTGATCGCGTCGTCGATTTTCGCCCTCGTCATGCTGACCGCCACGAGCGAGCCGCGGTGGCTGGTCGGCGGCAGCCTGCTTGTGCTGGCGGGCTCGATTGCCGGGTTCCTGGTTCACAACTGGCCTCCCGCCAAGATCTTCATGGGGGATGCCGGCAGCACGTTCCTGGGGATGATGCTGGCGACGATGACGATCCGCGGCACGTTCTATGATTCGAGCTCCGCGGGGACGCATGTGATCCTGGCACCGATCTGTGTCCTGGCGGTGCCGTTGTATGACTTTGCTTCCGTGATGTGGATCCGGTTGTCGCAGGGGCGGAGTCCGTTCCAGCCGGACAAGAGTCACTTTTCGCATCGTCTGGTCGAGCTCGGTCTGACGCGGAAGAATGCGGTCCTGACGGTGCATCTGGTGACGCTGATGTCGGGTCTCGGGGCTCTGCTGCTTTACCGCGTGTCGGACTGGACGGGGGCGGCGATCGTGTTGGCGCTCGTGGTCTGCATCATGCTGCTGATTGCGATTCTGGAGAGCACTGGTCGGCGGACGATCCAGCAGTCAAAGAACGGCGAGTGA
- a CDS encoding metallophosphoesterase, translating into MSTATNDRQRVSFVSDLHLLSRRSSAPRHLDSLHAVARKSQHFVLGGDIFDFKWSTLHSLDASIAAAESWLFELAQATPECRFHFLLGNHDSHPALIQRLPALACRLPNFAWEHFFLRMGDTIFLHGDVADRHSTTQCLLEARRNGFCHESRSKMHHGAYDLVVRSHLHRIIPTAVYPRKTVARRILHYLRDIAQGPEQGIRRVCFGHTHRIVLGFEHGGVTFFNGGAPIGKARFHVLEFDVETPGADPAVTLVSVG; encoded by the coding sequence ATGAGCACGGCCACGAACGACCGTCAGCGCGTCAGCTTTGTCTCCGATCTTCACCTCCTCTCACGGCGATCGAGCGCCCCCCGGCATCTCGACAGCCTCCACGCCGTCGCGAGGAAGTCGCAGCACTTTGTCCTCGGGGGGGACATCTTCGACTTCAAGTGGTCGACGCTGCACTCGCTCGACGCTTCGATCGCCGCGGCGGAATCGTGGCTCTTCGAGCTCGCCCAGGCGACGCCCGAGTGCCGTTTTCATTTCCTGCTCGGCAACCACGACTCTCATCCGGCCCTGATCCAGCGGCTCCCCGCCCTCGCCTGCCGGCTCCCGAACTTTGCCTGGGAGCACTTTTTTCTCCGGATGGGGGACACGATCTTCCTCCACGGAGACGTCGCCGACCGGCACTCGACCACCCAGTGCCTGCTGGAAGCGCGGCGGAACGGGTTCTGCCACGAATCCCGAAGCAAGATGCACCACGGCGCGTACGACCTCGTGGTGCGGTCGCATCTGCACCGGATCATTCCGACGGCGGTCTACCCGCGAAAGACGGTCGCCCGGCGGATTCTGCACTACCTCCGGGACATCGCCCAGGGGCCCGAGCAGGGGATCCGACGGGTCTGTTTCGGCCACACGCACCGGATCGTACTGGGCTTTGAGCATGGCGGAGTCACGTTCTTCAACGGCGGCGCCCCGATCGGCAAGGCCCGGTTTCACGTCCTCGAATTCGACGTCGAGACTCCAGGCGCCGATCCCGCGGTGACTCTCGTCTCCGTCGGCTAG